tgcttggcattcagaccaaagagttgaatcttggtttcatcagaacagagaatcatgGTCtgaactccaagcggactgtaatgtgccttttactgaagagtggcttccatctggccactctaccataaaggcctgattgatggagtgctgcaaagatgtctgttcttctagaaggttctcccatctccacagaggagctctgtcagtgaccatcgggttcttggtcaccttcctgatcCAAGGCCCttgtcccctgattgctcagtcttggtgcttccaaacttccatttaagaatgatggaggccactgttcttggggaccttcaatgctgcagacatttttatttttttacccttccccagatctgtgcctcgacacaatcctgtctcggagctctacggacaattatttcgacctcatggcatggtttttgctctgacatgcattgtcaagtgggacgttatatagaccgatgtgtgcctttccaaataatgtccaatcaattgaatttaccacaggtagactccaatcaagttgtaagaacatctcaaggatgatcaatggaaaaaatGCACTTAAGCTCAAcctcgagtctcatagcaaaggttctgtatacttatgtaaataaggtagttCTGTTTTTTATTTAGTATACATTGGCAAAAATGTCATGCTGGTTTCTCTTTAAagttatggtgtattgtgtgtagattgatgaggggaaataaacaatttaatacattttcgaataaggctttaacgtaacaaaatgtgggaacagtcaaggggtctgaatactttccgaaaggcaCTGTATCTGCATTTTACACCCATTAAAAACAACTTTTTCTGGCAGGTTATGTTAGTGTGATGGATGTGAGTGTGATTGAGGTGTGACAATGTTTCTCTCTCCTTGTTCCCTGTCCTGCAGGTTGACACACGAGCAGTGTCTGCGCTGGCCAAGTGGCAGAACTCATACAGCATCCGTGTGGTCCTGCAGGAGCTCAGACGACTCATGATGTGTAAGGAGAACATGAAGCTCCCCCAGCCACCAGAGGGCCAGATCTACACCAACTGAACCCATGTTACTACTCTCCTCCTTTTCCCCCTCTTGTTTTCAGTCATCCTTTCaccccatctaccacctccctcctTTTTTCATTCAGGTGCCTGCCAACACTCAagcgtacatacatacacacacacacacagatatagggACCTACATGTATGCACGTGTACATAAACACATAGACATAGGAACATACATGTGGGCGAACGCATatgctgacacacacaaacatgcaatcACTTCTGTATGCGCCATTCCTAGGCCCTGGCCCCTCCCCTCTTCCATCACTGGAGCTCTGGTTGGCCTAAAGAAGACGAGGCAGGCGGAGTCATCGGTCCACACCAGACCTGATCATTCGGAATACTGTACATCTTAatcttttttttattattatttgttctAAATGCAGATTGTACAATAACATAAATAATCTCGAGTGTACATTTTGTGTGCTGCCTTTTTGTAATAGAGAAAGAACCCCAGCCTGTCAACAGTTTCCTTGTTTATAATTATAATCCACCAATTATGCGAGTATTTGTGGATGTTGTTCACTGCAATATATAAATGAGATACATTTTCTTATCAGGTTCTAAACATAAAGATCAACCAGTCAATTACCGTACCTCCCCATTGATTTAGAGAGCTTGACCCAACAAATATGTGAAAATATTTAGTGTTTTTCTGGGCTTTGTGCATGTTTGTATATAGTATAGCAATCTATTTGCCATATCCACTGGAAATGCATGTGACTGCAGCAGCTTATGGCAAGATGCCTGAAGTAGTAAGGCCTTCATGCTGTCACTTTGGTCAACACTTGCGTGGCCATGACAGAAGCAACCACTGATATTTCGCCTCCCATATCCAGTAATGTTTTAGTTCATAAGTGTAATTGAGTGTATAAACTCAATACAATACAATTTGCCATTTGATAGGGTTCACACAGCAGAGAACTTGAGTTAGCTACCTCTTTCGGTCGGTAGTTATAGGAGAGTAGAATTGACCGTTTTCTTCCCCCATAAATCTTGCATAATGCCTTCACACTTGTGTATAGTGTCCAGAGTCCTATGGTTCTAACCCCCTGCAGCCATTTCCCATGTTTGTCTTAGCTTACTAGAGTCATTGGGTGTAAGGTCATTCATACCCTGTTAGTATGGGTTATGAAACTACAGTGATTGTACTTTTACACTATCTTTGTCTGTACATGATCTTATGTATAGTGTTTACGTCTGTTCCCTTTGAGTGAGCTTACCTAACATGCAGTAAATCTCAGTGTGACCAGTTTTCTGACTATTTCTCGTACAATATTACAATTATGCTCCTCTTGAAGTGGGGTCGGAGGAAATGGTATACATCAAAAGGGTGCAGTCCTATTAGCTTAAGTTCAGCATTTAAAATTCTGTGGACATAATTTCCCTTGTGCAAATTGTAAAATGGCTTAcattgcattcagaaagtattcggaccccttgactttttccacattttgttactttacagccttattctaaaattgattaaattgttttttatcccctctcaatctacacacaataacccataatgacaaactaaaaacaggttttcagaaatgttagcaaatttattaaaaataaaacacaaatctatttacataagtattcagacacttaactcagtactttgttgaagcacctttggcagcgattactgcttcgagtcttcttgggtatgacactacaagcttgacacacttgtatttggggattgtttcccattcttctctgcagatgctctcaagctctgtcaggttggatgaggagcgacgctgcacagctatttttaggtctctaaAGATGtgagatcgggttcaagtctggtctCTGGGTGGGCCATTCAaacacttgtcccgaagctactcctgcattgtcttgactgtgtgctcgtccggttggaaggtgaaccttcgcccaagtctgaaaacctgctccagagcactcaggatttcaaggatctctctgtactttactccattcatctttccctcaatcctgactagtctcccaagtCCTCGCCGCTGAagaacatcctcacagcatgatgcttgcTGCCACCTCCATGATTCAttttagggatggtgccaggtttcctgcagacgtgacgcttggcattcaggccaaagagttgaatattggttctcatggcctgagagtactttaggtgcctttggcaaactccaagtgggctgtcgtgccttttactgagtggcttctgtctggccactctaccataaaggcctgatttgtggagtgctgcagagatgattgtctttctggaaggttctcccatctccagaggagctctgtcagtgaccatcgggatcttggtcacttccctgaccaaggcccttctcccccgattgctcagtttggctggtgcggccagctctaggaaaagccttggtggttccaaacttttaaaaatttattttatttcaactttatttaaccaggtaggccagttgagaacaagttctcttttacaactgcgacctggccaagataaagcaaagcagtgcgccaaaaacagttacacatgggataaaaaaAAACGTACAATCAATagcaatagaaaaatctgtatacagtgtgtgcaaatgaagtaaggaggtaaggcaataaataggccaatagtggtgaagtaattacaattttgcaatttacactggagtacactgtcaactgtgtgcctttccaaaacaggtgtgtgcctttccaaatcatgcccaatcaatttaatttaccacaggtagactcccaagttgtagaaacatctcaagaatgatcaatgaaaacaggatgcacctgagctcaatttcgaatctcatagcaaagggtctgaatacttatgtaaataaggtatttctgttcttatttttaataaatttgcaaacatttgtaAAAACCTGTTCGTTTTGTCATTAAAGGGGTATTTTGAAGCTGAAAGCAGGGCAAGTACAGTTAGCGAGAAAGATGAGTGGACAACAGTTTAGTACAAAAATGGCAAAAATTGTTGTGGAAAATGACCTGATGGATATTTCTTGTGCGATTTTTGGTTAAGGATGTTTATTTGGGAAACCCCTTTAAAGTCACGGGGATGGCAAGAAGGCACGGGGAAAAGTGGATGCAGTCAAAGTAACCAGGAGTTGTATGGTGTTGATATCGTGTGTATCTAAAGAGCAAAAGGAGCGTGCATTGTGGGTCAATATCTTTGGCCAAAAATTCCAGAAGTAGTGTATGCATGTTGCTTGACATACGGAGAATGGGAGGGAAAAAAAGCTAAGTGTATCTGTATTATTTATGTTCGATGAGCATTTTTCCACCCTATGTAAAGTTTGAATATATAAGATATGCAGTAAACCCCGATGCAATGCAAGAAGTGTAAAAAGTTTGACCATGTGTCAAGCTTTTGCAGACGGAAGGAATATgttatgtaaatgttaaatgttgcaACTGTGGTGAGGATCATATTTCCAAATTCCCTGAGAGCCCTGTTAGGGTGAAAGAGGTTGAGGGGTCAAACATCAGGGCTGTACAGCAAAATCTCCTCTGTGAAGGCGGTGAAGAGAGCGTTGAAAGGGGCAAGAGGCCACAGTTCTGAAGAACATATGGTGGTGGATGGACCACAACCAGTTGTAAATGTTATACGTCACTCAAGTGATCTGGATACACATATTGTGAAGATGGTGGATTTTGTAGCATTTATAGCCACAGTTTTTAATTGTACTGCACAAGTGTCCAAGAAGATGGACATCATTATATCTGCAGCCGAGAGGTTTTTGGGCCTCCAAGAAAGACTTAACAGCAGAAGCACCGCAAGGACTACTGTCGTCAGGAAATGTCCCGCCCTCACAGGATCCTTCTGAGCCTGTGTGAGGACCTGATTAAAACACAGAAGCAGGCTGATTTAGTTTAACATTTCATTACTGATGGTTTGTTTGGAACTTGTTTTTTACCTTGTATATTTTTCCCTTTTTGTATCCTCATTACTCACCGGTACATTAGGTGGTAGAATGCACATATAATTGTTATGAACGCCATTATACCAAAAAagaagtgcatgtcagagcaaaactcaagccatgaggtcgaaggaattgtccgttgagctccgagacaggattgtgtcgagactcagatctggggaagggtaccaaaacatttctgcagcattgaagatccccaagaacacagtggcctccatcattcttaaatggaagaagtttggaaccgtcaagacttcctagagctggctgcccggacaaactgagcaatcgagggagaagggccttgttcaaggagatgaccaagaacccaatgatcactgtggcagagctccagagttcctctgtggagatgggataaccttctaGAAGAACAATCATCTAtgcagcgctccaccaatcaggccttcgtggtagagtggccagacaaaagccactcctcagtaaaaggcacatggagtttgccaaaaggcacctaaagggctctgaaaccaagattgaactctttggggtgaatgtcaagtgtcacggtcacgtctggaggaaaccaggcaccactcatcgcctggccaataccatccctacattgaagcatggtggtggcagcatcatgctgtggggatttttttcagcggcagggacttggagactagtcaggattgagggaaagatgaacagagcgaaatacagcgagatccttgatgaaaacctgctccagctcACTCAGTACCCCAGCTTGGGGCGACAGGACAATGATCCTGAGCACACAGCctagacaatgcaggagtggcttcaggtcaagtctctgaatgtccagaAGCGAGAGCCCGTAATTGGCCCTGCAAgaggggcccagccagagccaggacttgaacccgatctaatatctctggagagaattgaaaatagctgtgcagcgtgctccccatccaacctgacagggcttgagaggatgggagaaactccccaaatacaggtgttccaatcttgtagcgtcatacccaagaaggctgtaatcgctgcctaaggtgcttcaacaaagtactgagtaaagggtctgaatacttacgaatgtaaatgtaatatttcaattttttatttgtaatacatttggttaAATGTATatacctgttttgctttgtcattatggggtattgtgtgtagattgatgagggggtaaaacaactattgaatccattttagaataaggatgtaatgtaacaaaatgtggaaaaagtgaaggggtcagaatactttcccaaatgcactgtaattgTGGAATGAGAAAATGGACCTTAGGTCTCCCATTAGTCTCACGCGGCCGGGCAGGCGGAGGAATGGGACGTCCCATCTCTACTATGTCTGACTTTATGACTGTTGCACAGACTTAAAAAGGACACAGTTGAGTTTAATCTAACACGGTGGAGCTGACTCCTGGACTGGACTCTGAACTACCCACAAGGCAGTAGTTTCCTAGTTTATCCTCCAGCCTgcgtgtgaaggagagaggaagccggTCACATTGTCCCAAAAAAGCTCTATATatgggatgagagggaggaagtTGGATTCCTCAATAGGGCATCCACCCAGTGGCTCAAGAAACCTGTGAGTACAATTTTGAATCTTGATTCCTATGAGTTGTTTAAAAAATGTTGTATTGTGCTCTAAAGTCAAGCAATGGAACAAAAATGAAAGCTTAAGTGTATCAATTTCATATATTGTAAAGGAGGCCTTTTTCAGGTAGATTCTGATGATCTATTCCTCTGACAAGAATAATAGTGATCAATATGAAGTTAAGGTTCTTGCACTCCCTTCACTTTAAAATATTCTTTGTGTGAATTACTATAACACATCTGGGCTTTGTTAGCCAGGAAGATACACAGAATGTGATGGTATTGGCTCTGACATTGTCTAATTTGTTAGGCCCAATATCATGAAATTGCGTAAAAGCTAAACGCCTGTCTGATTTTTTCACTAGCAGAGATAGGAAACGAGCCGTGTAGACCGAATTGTGCAGTAGCAAAGTTGACTTTGTAAAGGTAAAAGGAGAGACTTGAGTTCCAGGATCCGGTCGAAGTAAACGTTTTAATACAGAGTTTTGGGTATAGGTGGTCATGTGAAAATGCAAAGGCTAATAGCACCAATAGCTGAGAAGCCACAACCAAGAATAGCATGGTGCAAATTATGCTTATGAGTCTCAAGAATATATAGTCATTCTGAATTACTTATAGATGCATCTTAACAGACAATGGTTGATATGAAACGGATATAATTTCTAGTTCAACAATGAAACATTCGCCACTTTGGGAACAGCATGTGATGTTCAGCAGCTTGAGCCAGTTCACGGTTTGGAGTGTCAGTGTCACGAGTTGAAttgtgtgtcctgtgtgatcTAGGTGGTCATCAGGCATCTGGCTGGCCAGGCTGCCCTCACTGCCTTGTGGCATGTTGTATTTCTAGACCATGTGTTAGGGAAGTGAAAATGACTTCAGCTAGTTGACATGCGACTGTGTAGAGTAGACTGAAATACTTATCTGTTATATTGCTAGTATTGTCTCAAGGTTTCATGGGTCTCCTCAATGGTCTCATCTGTGTATTCATTTAAAATACAATACATCTGATAATCACTACTCCAGCTCCACAGTTAGGTAGATGTTCTTGACTTTGAGGTAATCAGTGTAACTAAATAACTAAACCAGTCATTTCAAAGTGTGAAGTGTGACATTTGCACCCTTGAGCAACACCCTGTGCATAAAATATAGGGCACACACAGGCTGCCCAATTATGATATTTTTTTCCacaaattggtcttttgaccaatcacatcagatattttcaCATTAGATATTTCTCAGAGctcatctgattggtcaaaatactaATTTGGTGAAttaaaagatcagaattgggctaccTGTCTAAACACAGCCGAGAGCATCAGTTTAACTAGATCTGCTTATAACAGGTTGCTTCACCCTGTATGACTAAAGTGTAAAATAGCACAGTAAAAAGCTGTTTGGTTAAAAGTTAAAGATCAAATTCCAATGACAATAGGAATGCACTTTCAGTAACTAAGAACAGATTTGGTAAGCCCACAATAACATTGTGATATTTGCTCTTGGTTAATCATTATTGATGGTCCAGGCTATAGGTCAATGCCTACCAGTTGATATAACCTTTCAGAGAGATTTGGTACTACAGTACTGACATTAATACTTTTACTAGCATAATTATTGTCCTAGTCATTTGATCCTtaatctacagtggggcaaaaaagtatttagtcagccaccaattgtgcaagttctcccacttaaaaagatgagagaggcctgtaattttcatcataggtacacttcaactatgacagacaaaatgagggaaaaaaatccagaaaatcacattgtattgtaggatttttaatgaatttatttgcaaattttggtggaaaataagtatttggtcaataacaaaagtttatctcaatactttgttatataccctttgttggcaatgacagaggtcaaacgttttctgtaagtcttcataaggttttcacacaccgttgctggtattttggcccattcctccatgtagatctcctctagagcagtgatgctttggggctgttgctgggcaacacagactttcaactccctccaaagattttctatgggtttgagatctggagactggctaggccactccaggaccttgaaatgcgtCTTACGAAGCcgctccttcgttgcctgggcggtgtgtttgggatcattgtcatgctgaaagacccagccacgtttcatcttcaatgcccttgctgatggaaggaggttttcactcaaaatctcacgaaacatggccccattcattctttcctttacacggatcagtcgtcctggtccctttgcagaaaaacagccccaaagcatgatgtttccacccccatgcttcacagtaggtatggtgttctttggatgcaactcagcattctttgtcctccaaacacgacgagttgagtttttaccaaaaagttatattttgttttcatctgaccatatgacattctcccaatcttcttctggatcatccaaatgttctctagcaaacttcagatgggcctggacacgtactggcttaagcagggggacacgtctggcactgcaggatttgagtccctggcggcgtagtatgttactgatggtaggctttgttactttggtcccagctctctgcaggtcattcactaggtccccccgtgtagtggtgtgatcattttgaccccacggggtgagatcttgcatggagccccagatcgagggagattatcagtggtcttgtatgtcttccatttcctaataattgctcccacagttgatttcttcaaaccaagctgcttacctattgcagattcagtcttcccagcctggtgcaggtctacaattttgtttctggtgtcctttgacagctctttggtcttggccatagtggagtttggagtgtgactgtttgtggacaggtgtcttttatactgataacaagttcaaacaggtgccattaatacaggtaacgagtggaggacagaggagcctctgtgGTCTGTGAGAGCTAGAAatcttgtttgtttgtaggtgaccaaatacttattttccaccataatttccaaataaattcattaaaaatcctacaatgagattttctggattttttttctcattttgtctgtcatagttgaagtgtacctatgatgaaaattacaggcctctctcatctttttaagtgggagaacttgcacaattggtggctgactaaatacttttttgccccactgtaattttATCGTTTTAGCAGCAATGTCTTTCAGTATTACTGGTATCTCGATATTTCCTCTCTTTCTAGGCTCTGAAGGCTGGCCGGGTTGAAACTGTTCAGAGAGATCTTCACTTCAGATCAGAAATTCCTCCAGAAGACTACCTCACCTGACCTGACTGGGACCAGCAACAATACAGCCATGTCTTTGCGGATCCATGTGCTGGCCTGCTGCTTCGGCCTGGGCTCCTGGGTGGCTGTCAATGGCCTGTGGGTGGAGCTCCCCCTCATCGTTAACACTCTCCCCGAGGGCTGGGAACTACCATCTTACCTCACCGTTATCATCCAGCTCGCCAACCTGGGGCCTCTGCTGGTCACTCTCATGCACAAGCTGTGTCCAGGCCGTCTGAAGGAGAGAGCTgccatctacagtgtgttgtcCATAGGTGTCCTGGCCTGTATACTTCTGGCGTTCTACTGGGATGAGACCACAGTGGTGGCGATGGCATCTCGAAGCACAGCCTTCTTTATCCTCACCTTTTTCCTGGCCTTGGTGGACTGCACCTCCTCTGTCACCTTCCTGCCCTTCATGATGCAGCTACCAGCCCACTACATCCCCACCTACTTCATTGGAGAAGGCCTGAGTGGCTTTATCCCTGGTCTGGTGGCTCTCGGCCAGGGCGTCGGCATGGCCAAGTGTGTGAATGCCACTCAGTCCTCTGGTAACCTCACTGAAGAGGATATGTACATTGTCCAGACCCAGTTTTTACCGCCCAACTTCTCCACCGAGGTGTTTTTCTTCTTCCTGGCGGCCATGATGTGCATCAGCCTGGCAGCATTCTCTGCACTAAACAGGCTCCCACGTACCTTTGAACTGTCCACGGAGAACTTGGTTCCAGACACTGACACAGTGGCGTCAGTCTGCTCCGGACTAGACAACCATGGAGCAGTGACTGAAGGGGAGAACTCAAACCCAAAATGCCACAGTGAGGaatcaggtcaggccaggccacagCTGGCTAAATCAGGCCACTCTATTTTTCAGTTAACTTTTATCTATTTCATGGTGGTCTGGGTGAATGCGGCGACTAACGGCCTCTTGACCTCGGTGCAGACATACTCCTGTATGCCCTACGGTAACCTGGCATATCACCTGTCGGCTGCTCTGGCATCCTGTGCCAATCCAGTGGCCTGTATAGTCGCCATGTTTTTTCCTA
The sequence above is a segment of the Oncorhynchus nerka isolate Pitt River linkage group LG20, Oner_Uvic_2.0, whole genome shotgun sequence genome. Coding sequences within it:
- the LOC115102406 gene encoding solute carrier family 52, riboflavin transporter, member 3-A-like — encoded protein: MSLRIHVLACCFGLGSWVAVNGLWVELPLIVNTLPEGWELPSYLTVIIQLANLGPLLVTLMHKLCPGRLKERAAIYSVLSIGVLACILLAFYWDETTVVAMASRSTAFFILTFFLALVDCTSSVTFLPFMMQLPAHYIPTYFIGEGLSGFIPGLVALGQGVGMAKCVNATQSSGNLTEEDMYIVQTQFLPPNFSTEVFFFFLAAMMCISLAAFSALNRLPRTFELSTENLVPDTDTVASVCSGLDNHGAVTEGENSNPKCHSEESGQARPQLAKSGHSIFQLTFIYFMVVWVNAATNGLLTSVQTYSCMPYGNLAYHLSAALASCANPVACIVAMFFPKRSLVLLGVLCLIGSVFGGYNMAMATMSPCPLLQGSALGEAIIVLSWVFFTGILSYVKVMVGVIFRDESHSALVWCGAAAQTGSLLGSAIMFPLVNVYNLFQSGDFCNTKCPL